From the Cohaesibacter sp. ES.047 genome, the window GGCCAGTCCGCGGCTCTATCGGGTCCTCAACCAGATCGCCAGCGGAGTCTTCTCCCCCGATGAACAGCATCGTTACGGATCCATCGTGCAGATGATGTACGAGAGCGACTATTTCTTGGTCACTTGTGACTTCGATGCCTACTTCGACTGTCAACGCAAGGTGGATAAAGCCTACAAGGACACCAAAATGTGGACCAAGATGGCCATCCTTAACACGGCCAATGTTGGTTGGTTCTCGTCGGATCGTACCATCATGGGTTATGCCAAGGACATTTGGAACACACGTTCACTTTACTAAATTAATCAGGGTCTTGATCCGGCCGGTCCACTTGCTGGATCGGCCGGTTTTCGTATGTGGCACTTACGTCGGCAAGACGCAATGGGCCTAAAGAACCGGCATGAAAACAAAGGGATATATCGCACTAACGGTTCCAATTGACCGGTATTTGCTCTACCGTGAAAAGAAAATTGAGGGAGAAGGCGGATCTATGACATATATATCCCGACGAGACGCACAAGCCATCCAGTTCGGAACCCACGGCAACCCCTATGGTGTTCTTGGAATGCAGGAATGGGAAGGAAAGCTGGTCATCAGAGTTTTCATTCCCTCGGCTGCAACCGTCGAGGTCATCGATTGGGAAACCGGATCTTCGATGGTCGAACTCGAGCGAGATCCCGATTATGGCGATGTTTTCTGCAATGTGATTGAGAACCGCTCCGACTGGTTTGCCTACAAGCTCCGCGTTAGTACAGGCAACCATGTCTGGATACAGGAAGACCCCTACCGATTTGGCACGGTGATCGGCGAGTTGGATGAATATCTGCTCGGCGAAGGCACTCATCATTCACTCTGGAAGGTGCTTGGCGCCCACGTCATGACGCATCAGGGCGTCGAGGGGACGCATTTTGCGGTCTGGGCACCGAATGCGCGGCGTGTATCCGTGGTTGGCAATTTCAACAATTGGGACGGACGCCTGCATCTGATGCGCCAGCGCGGCGTGACAGGGGTCTGGGAAATCTTCCTACCCGGCATTTCCGATGGAGAGCCCTACAAGTATGAGCTCCTTGATCGTCAGGGCAATCTGTTGCCGCTGAAATCCGATCCGGTCGGGTTCGGTTCAGAGCATCCACCTAGGACTGCGTCTATCGTGCGCAAGCTTGACGGCCATGAATGGCAGGATGGCGACTGGATGAGCAAGCGTGGCGATCTGAACAGCATCGACAAGCCGATATCCATTTATGAAGTGCATCTGGGCTCTTGGAAAAGGGTTCCGGACGAAGGCAATCGTCCTTTGTCCTATCACGAGCTGTCTCACGAACTGATTGCCTACGTCAAGGATATGGGTTTCACCCATATCGAACTGATGCCGATCTCGGAATTTCCGTTCGACGGATCATGGGGCTACCAGCCGATTGGCCTGTTCGCGCCGACCATCCGGCACGGCACGCTGGAGGAATTCCGCTGGTTCGTGGAAGCCTGTCACGCCGCTGATATCGGCATTCTGATAGACTGGGTTCCGGGGCATTTTCCTGAAGACATTCACGGCCTTGGTCGCTTTGACGGCACGGCACTCTATGAACATGAGGATCGTCGGGAAGGGTTCCACCCGGACTGGAATACGCTCGTCTACAATTTTGGTCGTGCCGAAGTTGCGAACTTTTTGTCGGCTAATGCGTTATACTGGTTCAAGGAGTTCCATATTGATGGTCTGCGCGTCGACGCTGTGGCGTCGATGCTCTATCGCGATTATTCTCGCGAGGATGGCCAATGGGTTCCAAACAAGGACGGGGGACGCGAGAATTACGAAGCCATCGATTTCCTGCGCAACATGAACACGATCGCCTATCAGGAAGCTGAAGGCATCATGACTGTGGCAGAGGAATCGACCGCATTTCCAGGCGTTAGCGCTCCGACCAGCTATGGCGGTCTGGGGTTCGGCTTCAAGTGGAACATGGGCTGGATGAACGATACCCTGCGATACATGGCGCAAGAGCCGATACATCGCAAGTATCATCATCATGACATGACCTTCGGGTTGCATTATGCCTTTTCAGAAAACTTCATCTTGCCGCTCAGTCACGATGAAGTGGTTCACGGTAAAGGCTCGCTGCTCGACCGCATGCCAGGATATCCTGCAGATAAGTTTGCCAACCTGCGCGCCTACTACGGTTACATGTGGGCGCATCCGGGCAAGAAGCTGCTGTTCATGGGTGGTGAGTTTGGGCAGGGTGCCGAATGGAACCACAACAAGAGCCTCGATTGGCACTTGTTGGATCATGATTTTCAACGCGGTGTTCAGTCACTGGTGCGGGAACTCAATACGCTTTATCGCGAAACTCCGGCTCTGCACGAACTGGATACAAAGCCCGAAGGCTTCCAGTGGATCGAGGTCAACGCTCATGAGGATTCCGTTTTCGCATGGGTGCGTTGGGGCCGGGATAGAGCCGCTCCGGTTCTGGTTGTCAGCAACATGACGCCGGTCGAGCGTCAGGAATACCGGATTGGCGTTCCCAAGCCCGGAAAATGGAATGAAATTCTGAATACGGATTCAAGTCTTTATGCCGGTGGAGGCCGAGGGAACCTCGGATTCAAAGAAACTGAAGACACGGCATCGCACGGTCAGACCCAATCTTTGTCCCTGACGTTGCCACCACTGTCGACGCTCTACTTCCAGTTGGAACAGGCATGAGACAGACAATGATCACACAAGATCAGACAAAAGGCGGGAGGTTGCAATGAAATTAGATCGAGAGACATCCAAACTGGCGAACCAGTCAATGGCGTTCATTCTTGCCGGCGGCAAGGGAAGCCGTCTGCAAGAACTGACCGAAAAAAGGTCAAAGCCAGCCATGTATTTTGGCGGTAAAAGTCGCATTATCGACTTTGCTCTGTCCAATGCGGTCAATTCCGGTATTCGCCGAATTGGTGTCGCAACTCAGTACAAGGCACACAGTCTCATTCGTCACTTGCAGCGGGGCTGGGGCTTTCTGCGCGAGGAGCGTAACGAGTTTCTGGATATTCTACCGGCATCCCAGCGCATGGATGATGAGAACTGGTACAAGGGCACCACGGACGCCATCTATCAGAAT encodes:
- the glgB gene encoding 1,4-alpha-glucan branching protein GlgB; this translates as MTYISRRDAQAIQFGTHGNPYGVLGMQEWEGKLVIRVFIPSAATVEVIDWETGSSMVELERDPDYGDVFCNVIENRSDWFAYKLRVSTGNHVWIQEDPYRFGTVIGELDEYLLGEGTHHSLWKVLGAHVMTHQGVEGTHFAVWAPNARRVSVVGNFNNWDGRLHLMRQRGVTGVWEIFLPGISDGEPYKYELLDRQGNLLPLKSDPVGFGSEHPPRTASIVRKLDGHEWQDGDWMSKRGDLNSIDKPISIYEVHLGSWKRVPDEGNRPLSYHELSHELIAYVKDMGFTHIELMPISEFPFDGSWGYQPIGLFAPTIRHGTLEEFRWFVEACHAADIGILIDWVPGHFPEDIHGLGRFDGTALYEHEDRREGFHPDWNTLVYNFGRAEVANFLSANALYWFKEFHIDGLRVDAVASMLYRDYSREDGQWVPNKDGGRENYEAIDFLRNMNTIAYQEAEGIMTVAEESTAFPGVSAPTSYGGLGFGFKWNMGWMNDTLRYMAQEPIHRKYHHHDMTFGLHYAFSENFILPLSHDEVVHGKGSLLDRMPGYPADKFANLRAYYGYMWAHPGKKLLFMGGEFGQGAEWNHNKSLDWHLLDHDFQRGVQSLVRELNTLYRETPALHELDTKPEGFQWIEVNAHEDSVFAWVRWGRDRAAPVLVVSNMTPVERQEYRIGVPKPGKWNEILNTDSSLYAGGGRGNLGFKETEDTASHGQTQSLSLTLPPLSTLYFQLEQA